One genomic region from Clostridium saccharobutylicum DSM 13864 encodes:
- a CDS encoding heavy metal translocating P-type ATPase, producing the protein MNKIKEFFEDEDKRTVLFLVLSLFSLLISFLHIEIFKIDIAWVAIVLCGLPIVKGAIEGLITKFDIKADVLVAIALVASVLIGETFAAGEVAFIMTLGALLEERTVAKARAGIEKLINLTPRTARVVRNGIEDIIAAEKVKISDILRVLPGETIAVDGFIISGQTSINQSVMTGESLPVDKGVGNEVFSGTVNQFGAFDMKATKIDEDSSLKRMIKLVESADASKAKIVGMADNWATWIVVVALVSAAGTWFVTGEIIRAVTILVVFCPCSLVLATPTAIMAGIGNATKHGILVREGDALERLAKVNRIAFDKTGTLTYGKPDVVAIESFNKDISSEKLLEITASAELRSEHPLGKSVVSHFKAKSNYTLEDPQKFELIAGRGVKSVVKGDTILAGNSELLTENCIEISKEILGKASTFIKEGSTVIYVAINSLASGFIVLSDTLRNDSKSMINKLHSINVESILLTGDNPQAASHIAKSVGITNVHYECLPEDKMSAIEEYQNKNEMVCMIGDGINDAPALKKAYVGIAMGGIGSDIAVDAADIALVSDDIKSIPHLLSLSQKAMNTIKWNLSLSMILNFVAIILAMTGILTPIVGALVHNLGSVAVIINSALLLNFKSE; encoded by the coding sequence ATGAATAAAATAAAAGAATTTTTTGAAGATGAGGATAAGCGTACAGTACTATTTTTAGTACTATCTCTCTTCTCATTACTTATTAGTTTTTTACATATTGAGATTTTTAAAATTGATATAGCTTGGGTGGCTATAGTTCTATGTGGATTACCTATTGTAAAAGGTGCCATCGAAGGGCTTATAACTAAATTTGATATTAAGGCAGACGTTTTAGTTGCCATTGCACTTGTTGCATCTGTTTTGATTGGAGAAACTTTTGCAGCTGGTGAAGTTGCATTTATTATGACATTAGGTGCATTACTAGAGGAACGTACTGTTGCAAAAGCCCGTGCTGGTATTGAAAAATTGATAAATCTTACTCCAAGAACAGCTAGAGTTGTTCGTAATGGAATAGAAGATATAATAGCAGCTGAAAAAGTTAAAATTTCTGATATACTTCGTGTACTTCCTGGTGAGACTATTGCCGTTGATGGTTTTATTATTTCTGGCCAAACATCTATTAATCAATCTGTAATGACAGGTGAATCTCTACCAGTTGATAAGGGTGTAGGCAATGAAGTATTTAGTGGAACTGTTAACCAATTTGGTGCATTTGATATGAAAGCCACAAAAATTGATGAAGATAGTTCTCTTAAGAGAATGATTAAACTTGTTGAATCTGCTGATGCAAGCAAAGCTAAGATTGTTGGTATGGCAGACAACTGGGCTACTTGGATAGTTGTTGTTGCTCTTGTATCTGCAGCTGGCACTTGGTTTGTTACGGGTGAAATTATTCGTGCAGTTACAATACTTGTTGTATTTTGTCCTTGTTCATTGGTACTTGCAACCCCTACTGCTATTATGGCAGGTATTGGTAATGCCACAAAACATGGTATCCTGGTTCGTGAAGGTGATGCCCTAGAAAGATTAGCAAAAGTAAATAGAATTGCCTTCGATAAAACTGGTACTTTAACATATGGAAAGCCTGATGTAGTTGCAATTGAAAGTTTTAATAAAGATATAAGTTCTGAAAAACTACTAGAGATAACAGCTTCTGCAGAACTTCGTTCTGAACATCCATTAGGTAAGTCTGTTGTTTCACATTTTAAAGCTAAATCAAACTATACTCTTGAAGATCCTCAAAAATTTGAACTTATAGCAGGCCGTGGTGTTAAATCTGTAGTTAAAGGTGATACAATTCTTGCAGGAAATTCTGAACTATTAACTGAAAATTGTATAGAAATATCTAAAGAAATATTGGGCAAGGCTTCAACTTTTATAAAAGAAGGCTCTACTGTTATTTATGTAGCTATTAACTCTTTAGCATCTGGATTTATAGTTTTATCTGATACATTACGTAATGATTCTAAATCAATGATTAATAAGCTTCATTCAATTAATGTAGAAAGCATCTTATTAACAGGAGATAATCCTCAAGCTGCTTCCCATATTGCAAAAAGTGTTGGTATTACTAATGTTCACTATGAATGTTTACCAGAAGATAAAATGTCTGCAATTGAAGAGTATCAAAACAAAAATGAAATGGTCTGTATGATCGGAGATGGAATTAATGACGCCCCAGCTCTAAAGAAAGCATATGTAGGTATTGCAATGGGTGGTATCGGAAGTGATATTGCTGTTGATGCAGCAGATATTGCTCTTGTTAGTGATGATATAAAATCCATTCCACATTTGCTTAGTCTTTCGCAAAAAGCCATGAATACAATTAAATGGAACTTATCTCTTTCTATGATATTAAACTTTGTAGCTATAATACTTGCAATGACTGGAATTTTAACTCCAATAGTTGGTGCCTTGGTTCATAATTTAGGCTCTGTTGCAGTTATTATAAATTCAGCATTACTATTAAATTTTAAAAGTGAATAA
- a CDS encoding ABC transporter ATP-binding protein, whose amino-acid sequence MIDKKILDINNLYVKYGKQDPVVKNVTMSINHKEIVGIVGESGSGKSTIIRSILGILPTGSSIYSGNIIYKDKNLLEYSKKEWREIRGNRIAIIFQDAGRSLTPILKIGDQFIETIRSHFDISKLDAHDKAIDMLGKMRLPDADRIMNSYPFELSGGMKQRVAIAMAMTMEPELLLADEPTSSLDVTIQAQVVREMMELRDNFNTSIIIVTHNMGVASYMCDKIGVMKQGELVEWEIKDQVINNPKSEYTRSLLSVVPELGGYNIEGRKSNNT is encoded by the coding sequence ATGATAGATAAAAAAATCTTAGATATAAATAATTTGTATGTAAAATATGGGAAGCAAGATCCTGTAGTGAAAAATGTAACTATGTCAATTAACCATAAAGAGATAGTTGGGATAGTAGGTGAAAGCGGAAGCGGAAAATCAACAATTATACGCTCAATACTAGGCATACTCCCTACAGGAAGCAGTATTTATTCTGGAAACATTATTTATAAGGATAAAAATCTTCTTGAATATTCTAAGAAGGAATGGAGAGAAATACGAGGAAACAGGATAGCAATCATATTTCAAGATGCAGGGCGTTCATTAACTCCTATCTTAAAAATTGGAGACCAATTTATTGAAACTATAAGGAGTCACTTTGATATTTCAAAGCTTGATGCACATGATAAAGCTATTGATATGCTTGGAAAAATGAGGCTGCCTGATGCAGATCGTATAATGAATTCATATCCATTTGAATTGAGCGGCGGTATGAAGCAAAGAGTGGCTATAGCTATGGCAATGACCATGGAACCTGAACTTCTCTTAGCTGATGAGCCTACAAGTTCTCTTGATGTAACTATCCAGGCGCAGGTTGTAAGAGAAATGATGGAACTCAGAGATAATTTTAATACGAGTATAATAATTGTTACTCATAATATGGGTGTAGCATCTTACATGTGTGATAAAATTGGAGTAATGAAACAAGGTGAATTAGTTGAGTGGGAAATTAAGGACCAGGTTATAAATAACCCAAAGAGCGAATACACTAGAAGTCTGTTATCAGTAGTACCTGAACTAGGAGGATACAACATTGAGGGAAGAAAAAGCAACAATACTTAA
- a CDS encoding cellulose biosynthesis cyclic di-GMP-binding regulatory protein BcsB has protein sequence MKKNIINTIDILILAIIFFLNIGIEVYAAPKGDIVEQNESTKTYGLNNDVSFNGAFSSHSIYFDVDKWWKNTKLEAEIDFCINQLIENDEKAYIKLSVNGTSFYSQKIAYKEDLEQQLIKTSIPNDALKDGSNELKIETYLRPSNLPCVDDVNLANWFVIKKSTNIKATFNNIVSNNKISDFPYPFLKKLDNNENIDNLLIVIPQDYNDSELSAAFILNSYLEKLNNNYKNKIAILKYSDLPKEEHTNNIFIGRDNSFPNEYNEESSQNADCVIKVLNSSYSDNNKNMMILCNDNDNLIKGVKALQNKDLVFQLDSDTFNVKSDLKEQTEPDNVNGKITFKEMGINEIQLKGPFRRESTISYRIPKNRVFSQSDKIKLFMRYSENIDFDKSLVTVYMNNTPIGSKKLEKEKGSNDEVELNLPSDVSNTNYLDIKIAFDLEQANSYCEERQEEIPWALVTGDSYLYVGNNNVEGYYFSSYSAPFVKDEMYNDVAMIVPDKLSSDEINSLGKVIGYLGKDVSYNNGDFKIVRSSNVTDSDKNKNLIIYGSPNTNNLISNINDQLWFKYDKDYTKFLSNEKLELTEPFSSNIANFQFDISKFNNQKAMLVLTSPNSEILKDSLVYLSSSNMFSKLNGDCAIIDKNGDIKTYKMKKETVKPVYEKVQALNGNAKAMIMIIVLFGIFIVIAVVLYFLKNKKNRKL, from the coding sequence ATGAAAAAAAATATTATAAATACTATTGATATTTTGATTTTAGCAATAATATTCTTTTTAAATATTGGAATAGAGGTTTATGCTGCACCTAAAGGAGATATTGTAGAACAAAATGAGAGCACAAAGACATATGGATTAAATAATGATGTATCTTTTAATGGAGCATTTTCAAGTCATAGTATTTATTTTGATGTTGATAAGTGGTGGAAAAATACTAAGTTAGAAGCAGAAATTGATTTTTGTATAAATCAATTGATTGAAAATGATGAAAAAGCATATATAAAATTATCTGTTAATGGAACATCATTTTATTCTCAAAAAATTGCTTATAAAGAGGATTTAGAGCAGCAGCTAATAAAAACTTCCATCCCTAATGATGCTTTAAAGGATGGTTCCAATGAATTAAAAATAGAAACATATCTAAGACCTTCAAACCTTCCTTGTGTAGATGATGTTAATCTTGCTAATTGGTTTGTAATAAAAAAGAGTACTAATATAAAAGCTACTTTCAATAATATTGTTTCTAATAATAAAATATCAGATTTTCCATATCCATTTTTAAAAAAATTAGATAATAATGAGAACATAGATAACCTGTTAATTGTGATTCCACAGGACTATAACGATTCAGAACTCAGTGCTGCATTTATTTTAAACTCATATTTAGAAAAGCTAAATAATAATTATAAAAATAAGATTGCTATATTAAAATATAGTGATTTGCCAAAGGAAGAACATACAAATAATATTTTTATTGGTAGAGATAATAGTTTTCCAAATGAATATAATGAAGAAAGTAGCCAAAATGCTGATTGTGTGATAAAAGTGCTAAATTCATCTTATTCAGATAATAATAAAAACATGATGATTTTATGTAATGATAATGATAACTTAATTAAAGGAGTTAAAGCACTACAGAATAAAGATTTAGTATTTCAATTAGATAGTGATACATTTAATGTAAAAAGTGATTTAAAAGAGCAAACTGAACCTGACAATGTAAATGGAAAAATAACATTTAAGGAAATGGGTATTAATGAAATACAATTAAAAGGACCATTTAGAAGAGAATCAACTATAAGTTACAGAATTCCTAAAAACAGAGTTTTTTCTCAAAGTGATAAGATTAAGCTTTTTATGAGATATTCTGAAAATATAGATTTTGATAAATCTTTGGTTACAGTTTATATGAATAATACACCAATAGGCAGTAAAAAGTTGGAGAAGGAAAAAGGTTCTAACGATGAAGTGGAATTAAACTTACCTAGTGATGTTAGTAATACAAATTATTTAGATATAAAAATTGCCTTTGATTTAGAGCAAGCAAATAGTTATTGTGAGGAGAGACAGGAAGAAATACCATGGGCATTAGTAACAGGAGATTCATATTTGTATGTTGGAAATAATAATGTAGAGGGATATTATTTTTCAAGTTACAGCGCACCTTTTGTAAAGGATGAAATGTATAATGATGTTGCAATGATTGTGCCAGATAAATTAAGTTCAGACGAAATAAATTCATTAGGAAAAGTAATTGGATATTTGGGAAAAGATGTTTCATATAACAATGGAGACTTTAAAATTGTTAGAAGTTCAAATGTAACTGATAGTGATAAGAACAAAAATCTAATTATTTATGGATCACCAAACACAAACAATTTAATTTCAAATATAAATGATCAATTATGGTTTAAATATGATAAGGATTATACTAAGTTTTTATCAAATGAAAAGTTGGAATTAACAGAGCCTTTCAGTTCAAACATTGCTAATTTCCAATTTGATATATCAAAATTCAATAATCAAAAAGCCATGCTTGTATTAACATCACCAAATAGCGAAATATTAAAAGATTCATTGGTTTATTTAAGCTCTTCAAATATGTTTTCAAAGCTTAATGGAGATTGTGCAATAATAGATAAAAATGGTGATATTAAAACATATAAAATGAAAAAAGAAACTGTAAAACCTGTTTATGAGAAAGTTCAAGCTTTAAATGGAAATGCTAAAGCAATGATTATGATTATAGTTTTATTTGGAATATTCATAGTAATTGCCGTAGTATTATATTTTTTGAAGAATAAGAAAAATAGGAAGTTATAA
- a CDS encoding glycosyltransferase: MGIADYLVIYSLIIIWITIFMNVVLIISGYIYYEKISKEQIDEELKDYPFVSILVPAHNEAIVIRKTVMSLLELDYPKEKYEVIIINDNSSDNSAQLLEGMQRNYEKRNLIVINTDNIIGGKGKSNALNIGLEKSKGEILAVYDADNTPDRKSLKYLVQTLIKDKKLGAVIGKFRCRNKDINLLTNFINIETLTYQWMAQAGRWNLFKLCTIPGTNFVVRREIMNKMGGWDTKAITEDTEVSFRIYRMGYKIKFMPLAVTYEQEPQTVKVWFKQRNRWAKGNIYVVIKNLKYLFDSKASTTRFDILYYTLVYFFFLSASVISDCIFLLCTVDLIQLHIGGYEVILWIMALLVFVLSVMVAISTEKGELNFKNVLIILLSYFTYCKMWSIVSVAGFYNYIRDIVFKREVKWYKTERFS, translated from the coding sequence ATGGGAATTGCAGATTATTTAGTTATATATTCATTAATAATAATATGGATAACAATTTTTATGAATGTAGTATTAATAATATCAGGATATATATATTATGAAAAAATTAGTAAAGAACAAATTGATGAAGAATTAAAAGACTATCCTTTTGTATCAATATTAGTTCCAGCACATAATGAAGCTATAGTTATAAGAAAAACGGTAATGTCGTTATTAGAATTAGATTATCCAAAAGAAAAATATGAAGTGATAATAATTAATGATAATTCAAGTGATAATTCAGCACAATTGCTGGAGGGAATGCAAAGAAACTATGAAAAAAGAAATTTAATAGTGATAAATACAGATAATATAATAGGAGGAAAAGGAAAATCTAATGCCTTAAATATTGGGCTTGAAAAAAGCAAAGGTGAAATCTTAGCAGTTTATGATGCAGATAATACCCCTGATAGAAAATCATTAAAATATTTAGTACAGACTTTGATAAAGGATAAAAAATTAGGAGCAGTAATAGGAAAGTTTAGATGCAGAAATAAAGATATAAATTTATTAACTAACTTTATAAACATAGAAACACTTACATATCAATGGATGGCACAAGCAGGACGATGGAATTTATTTAAACTTTGTACTATTCCAGGTACTAATTTTGTTGTAAGAAGAGAGATAATGAATAAAATGGGAGGCTGGGATACAAAAGCTATAACAGAAGATACAGAAGTGAGCTTTCGAATTTATAGAATGGGATATAAAATAAAATTTATGCCTCTTGCTGTTACTTATGAACAAGAACCACAAACTGTCAAGGTATGGTTTAAACAAAGAAATAGATGGGCAAAGGGGAATATATACGTAGTAATAAAAAACTTAAAATATTTGTTTGATTCAAAAGCTAGTACCACTAGATTTGATATTTTATATTACACTTTAGTTTATTTTTTCTTTTTATCTGCAAGTGTAATATCAGATTGTATATTTTTACTTTGTACAGTAGATTTAATTCAATTACATATAGGTGGATATGAGGTTATTTTGTGGATTATGGCGTTATTAGTTTTTGTTTTATCAGTAATGGTAGCGATTTCAACTGAAAAAGGAGAATTAAACTTCAAAAACGTATTGATTATATTATTAAGTTATTTTACTTATTGTAAGATGTGGTCTATTGTATCAGTTGCTGGATTTTATAATTATATACGAGATATTGTTTTTAAACGAGAAGTAAAATGGTATAAGACAGAGAGGTTTTCTTAG
- the nikC gene encoding nickel transporter permease yields MEGTILVLRKNKSFTFICMLALVLVTIGILAPYIAPHDPLKTDMINSLKGPNSMFPLGTDQLGRDLFSRILHGALNSLKMTFSLVILVFIIGTALGTLAGYFGGMIDTIVMRFCDIFLAFPGIIFAIAVAGVLGPSSINTVIVLAVVNWPKYARLSRGLAMSIRKKDYIKAAKMGGANEYQIIMRYVLPNIIPSLIVTVAMDIGTMLLEISSLSFLGLGAQPPTPEWGYMINEGRAYIQTAPWLMIYPGIAMFITVTIFNLLGENIRDILDPNKEYERK; encoded by the coding sequence TTGGAAGGCACAATCTTAGTTCTAAGAAAAAATAAATCATTTACGTTTATCTGTATGTTAGCACTTGTTTTAGTAACAATAGGTATACTTGCACCATATATAGCCCCACATGATCCACTTAAGACAGACATGATAAATTCACTAAAGGGACCAAATTCTATGTTTCCATTAGGCACAGATCAATTAGGTAGGGATTTGTTTTCAAGAATTTTGCATGGTGCATTGAATTCTTTAAAAATGACATTTAGTCTAGTTATACTAGTATTTATAATTGGAACAGCATTAGGTACATTAGCGGGGTATTTTGGTGGCATGATTGATACAATAGTAATGCGATTTTGTGACATTTTCCTCGCATTTCCTGGAATTATTTTTGCTATTGCAGTTGCAGGAGTTCTTGGACCTAGTTCAATAAATACTGTTATAGTCTTAGCAGTAGTAAATTGGCCTAAGTATGCACGCTTGAGTCGTGGATTAGCCATGTCTATAAGAAAAAAAGATTACATTAAAGCTGCTAAAATGGGAGGAGCTAATGAGTATCAGATAATTATGAGGTATGTATTGCCTAATATTATACCATCCCTTATTGTAACAGTTGCTATGGATATAGGAACCATGTTACTCGAAATCTCATCTCTTTCGTTTTTAGGTCTTGGCGCTCAGCCGCCTACTCCAGAATGGGGATATATGATTAATGAAGGTAGAGCCTATATACAAACTGCACCCTGGCTTATGATATATCCAGGTATTGCAATGTTTATAACTGTAACTATATTCAATTTACTTGGAGAAAACATTAGGGATATATTAGATCCCAATAAGGAGTATGAAAGAAAATAA
- a CDS encoding DUF1540 domain-containing protein, with protein sequence MKPEKMSSPNQGIKCVVNTCHYYMSGDHCAAQQIEVQPRNASDTQETDCATFMPEA encoded by the coding sequence ATGAAACCAGAAAAAATGAGCTCACCAAATCAAGGAATTAAGTGCGTTGTTAACACTTGTCATTACTATATGTCAGGGGATCACTGTGCTGCACAACAAATAGAAGTACAACCTAGAAATGCAAGTGATACTCAAGAAACAGATTGTGCTACATTTATGCCTGAAGCTTAG
- a CDS encoding ABC transporter substrate-binding protein: MKKKLAIFSLIIMLFTSLVACTNTNSQNNAANNESKNIVVGLNLYQTNLDPALEWNGWYVSMYGIGETLVKFNKNMEVEPMLSDTWEKVDDLTWKFHIRDGVKFQNGTPLTASAVKSSMERALKANPRTQEMLNVDSIKADGQELTITTKAPHTTLLGNLADPINSIIDTSSGEDTVAKAPVGTGPFKIKSYTDGSEVVVKRYDDYWGGKALINQATFKYIKDDNTRSMALQSGEIDVANNVSINNLSLFEDKSKYTISTTTSLRIVMSYFNFNNEFLKDSAIRKAIALGVDRESYANTLLKGTAVPATGPFPGSLHFGDKNLTGYKYNQAEATKILSDAGYKDTDGDGILDKNGKKLSLNIAVFPTRAEIPVIGEAMQAQLKEIGIDANLKSYETVNPILKSGDFDLCLYNVNTATTGDPQSFLESYFRTGGSTNFGKYSNANVDALIDQYKSEYDTEKRYEIATKVQQTLIDDNAGLFLVTPMSNRVSKNTVSGMEVYPIDFYMLDNKVDIK; this comes from the coding sequence ATGAAAAAGAAATTAGCAATTTTTAGTTTAATAATTATGTTGTTTACAAGTCTTGTTGCTTGTACAAATACCAATTCTCAGAACAATGCTGCTAACAATGAATCTAAAAACATTGTGGTAGGATTAAATCTATATCAAACAAACTTAGACCCAGCTCTTGAATGGAATGGATGGTATGTTTCCATGTATGGTATAGGTGAAACTTTAGTTAAGTTTAATAAAAATATGGAGGTAGAACCTATGCTTTCAGATACGTGGGAAAAAGTAGATGATTTAACTTGGAAGTTCCATATTAGGGACGGGGTTAAATTCCAAAATGGTACTCCTCTTACAGCAAGTGCTGTAAAGTCATCAATGGAAAGAGCACTTAAAGCAAACCCTAGAACACAGGAAATGCTAAATGTTGATTCTATAAAAGCAGATGGTCAAGAGCTTACTATAACTACAAAAGCACCTCATACAACACTTTTAGGAAATCTTGCTGATCCTATTAATTCAATAATAGATACGAGCTCGGGAGAAGATACTGTCGCTAAAGCTCCAGTAGGTACAGGTCCATTCAAAATTAAATCATATACTGATGGTTCTGAAGTAGTAGTAAAAAGATATGACGATTATTGGGGTGGAAAAGCACTTATAAATCAAGCGACTTTCAAATATATTAAAGATGATAATACACGTTCAATGGCATTACAATCAGGAGAAATAGATGTAGCAAACAATGTTTCAATTAACAATTTATCACTATTTGAAGATAAGTCTAAATATACAATAAGCACAACAACAAGTCTTAGAATAGTAATGTCATATTTTAATTTCAATAATGAGTTTCTAAAAGATTCGGCAATTCGTAAGGCTATTGCTTTAGGTGTGGATAGGGAATCTTATGCTAATACGTTGCTAAAAGGTACTGCTGTGCCAGCTACAGGACCTTTTCCAGGATCATTGCATTTTGGAGATAAGAACCTTACTGGGTATAAGTATAATCAAGCAGAAGCAACTAAAATATTAAGTGATGCAGGATATAAAGATACTGATGGTGATGGAATTTTAGATAAGAATGGTAAAAAATTATCATTAAATATCGCAGTATTCCCAACACGTGCAGAGATTCCTGTGATCGGAGAAGCAATGCAAGCACAGCTTAAAGAGATTGGTATAGATGCTAATTTAAAATCTTATGAAACTGTAAATCCAATTTTGAAGAGTGGAGATTTTGATCTTTGCTTATATAATGTAAATACAGCAACTACAGGAGATCCACAGTCATTTTTGGAGTCATATTTTAGAACTGGTGGAAGCACAAACTTTGGAAAATACAGTAATGCAAATGTGGATGCCTTAATCGATCAATATAAAAGCGAATATGATACTGAAAAAAGATATGAAATTGCTACAAAAGTACAACAAACTTTAATTGATGATAATGCAGGTTTATTCCTTGTTACGCCAATGAGTAATAGAGTAAGCAAAAATACAGTTAGTGGAATGGAAGTTTATCCAATTGATTTCTATATGTTGGATAACAAAGTAGATATAAAATGA
- a CDS encoding metal-sensing transcriptional repressor, with the protein MRQCMDVPKIQTRIKKIEGQLRAISEMINKDVPCEDILIQINAAKSALHKVGQVVLEGHLQHCVRDGIEHGDADKTIADFAKAVELFSRMG; encoded by the coding sequence ATGCGTCAATGTATGGATGTTCCAAAAATACAAACTAGAATAAAAAAGATTGAAGGTCAGCTTAGGGCTATTTCGGAAATGATAAATAAAGATGTTCCTTGTGAAGATATTTTAATACAAATTAATGCTGCCAAAAGTGCACTACATAAAGTTGGTCAGGTAGTTTTAGAAGGACATTTACAACACTGTGTGCGTGATGGTATAGAACATGGTGATGCTGACAAAACAATAGCTGACTTTGCTAAAGCAGTTGAACTTTTTTCAAGGATGGGATAG
- the nikB gene encoding nickel ABC transporter permease, whose translation MRKYIIHRLIHLMPVLFGITFLTFALTYLSPGDPAELMLSATGITPSPELIQHVRAELGLNKPFLIQYLNWLTSVFGGDFGVSYKYSKPVLDLLLGALPATFKLAGMTILMTMIIALPLGILSAIHRNKLSDNIIRVISFLGISLPAPWIAIILMYIFALKLKLLPVMGNTNWTSIILPSSSMTILLSSRYIRQVRTYILEEISQDYVIGARARGIKYRAVLLKHVLRSTLVPIITQLGLSFGVLLGGAVIIETIFSWPGVGKLAIEAIFTRDYPLIQGYVVWMTIIYMLINMLVDISYYILDPRMRLEKGA comes from the coding sequence TTGAGAAAGTACATAATACATAGATTAATCCATTTAATGCCTGTTTTATTTGGAATAACATTTTTAACATTTGCGCTTACATATCTTTCTCCGGGTGATCCAGCAGAATTAATGCTTAGTGCCACTGGAATTACTCCATCGCCCGAACTTATACAGCACGTTAGGGCAGAGTTAGGATTAAATAAACCATTTTTAATTCAATATTTAAATTGGCTTACAAGTGTGTTTGGAGGGGACTTTGGTGTTTCTTATAAATATAGCAAGCCAGTATTGGATTTATTATTAGGAGCTTTGCCTGCTACTTTTAAGCTTGCAGGAATGACAATATTAATGACGATGATTATAGCACTTCCGCTTGGAATATTGTCAGCAATACATAGGAATAAGTTATCAGATAACATAATAAGAGTGATATCATTCCTTGGAATATCGCTCCCGGCACCTTGGATTGCAATAATACTAATGTACATATTTGCACTCAAACTTAAACTGCTTCCAGTAATGGGAAATACGAACTGGACAAGTATTATATTGCCTTCAAGTTCAATGACAATTTTATTATCATCTAGATATATAAGGCAGGTAAGGACATATATACTTGAAGAAATATCTCAAGATTATGTAATTGGTGCAAGAGCTAGAGGAATTAAATATAGAGCAGTATTATTAAAACATGTTCTAAGGAGTACTTTAGTACCAATTATTACTCAATTGGGATTATCTTTTGGAGTGTTACTTGGAGGGGCAGTTATTATAGAAACTATCTTCTCATGGCCAGGAGTAGGAAAATTAGCTATAGAGGCTATATTTACCAGAGATTATCCTCTAATACAAGGTTATGTTGTATGGATGACTATTATTTATATGTTGATTAATATGTTAGTAGACATTTCATATTATATTTTAGATCCACGCATGCGTTTAGAAAAGGGGGCTTAA